The DNA segment ACCCAAATATGGAACAATAAATACTTGTCCCTACAAACACATGCAATGGATACCTGAAGAATTTTTTATCTTTATATGTTTTACCTGTTTTTTACCTTTCTATAAAGGGTATTGCGACCAATACCTAGGATTTTTGCTGCTGCTGTTATATTGCCTTTGCAGCTTTGCATGGCCATTTCTATCATCTCTTGTTCCACTTCCTCCAGTGTTTTCTGGGGCCAGAATCCTACCTTGTCTGGCATTTTTTTAGATATTTTCCAAACTATTTCATTAAGTTCATTGGCTATTGAAATTAACTGTTCTTCAGAGTATGTATCAATATCCTCCAGTGAAATCTTTTTGCTATCACTTATTTCATTAGTTCCCTTAAATATTTTTTCTGGAAGATGCTTAGGTAATATCATGTTGCCTTCAGCAAGGGCTGTCGATTGTTCAATAGCATTTATAAGCTCTCTAATATTGCCTGGCCAAGGATATTCCATTAATCTCTTTATTGTTTTAAAAGCAAACCCCTTTGTTTTTAAGCCTTTTTTATTTATTCTTTTCTCCAAAATATAATCTACAAGAAGAGGTATGTCTTCTTTCCTCTCTCTTAGGGGTGGTAAATGGAGTCTTAACACATCAAGCCTGTAAAATAAATCCTGGCGAAATGTATTATTAACCACTGCTTCTTCCAGATCAAGATTTGTTGCTGCTATAATTCGGACATCAGTTGAAATTTTTTTTGTGGCACCAATGGGAATAAATTCACCTGTTTCTATTGCTCTTAAAAGTTTTACCTGGATACCAATACTTGCTTCCCCTATTTCATCCAGAAAAAGAGTGCCTCTATCTGCAAGCTGAAAGAAGCCCTTTCTCTGGTGGCTTGCCCCTGTAAAAGAACCCTTTTCATGTCCAAAAAGTTCGCTTTCCAGTAGACTTTCTACTATTGCACTGCAATTTATAGCAAGAAAAGCTTCATCCTTACGCTTACTACATAGATGTATAAAACGGGCCATTAGTTCTTTTCCTGTTCCAGTTTCTCCTGTTATTAAAATGTTCAAATCTTTAGGAGCCACTTTTGCAGCAAAATTAATTAGCTTCCTGAATTTTTCATTGTCACCTACTACCAGACCCACTTGACTACAGGCTTCTTCATAATTCTTATAAGATACAACCACTTCCTGCTGTTCAAGGGCTTTTTTAACAAGACACTCTAATTCATATATGTTTTCAAATGGCTTGTTAATATAGTCAAAAGCTCCCAATTGAATTGCTTTTACTGCAGATTTTATAGTACTGTATCCTGTCATAATAATTACTTCACAATTATTCTGCGTTTCCTTAATTTTTCCCAGGAGAGCAATACCATCTGTATCAGGCAATTTCAGATCCACCAGGGCCAGTTGAAATTGATTTTTTTGAAGTTTGTTTAAAGCTTGTCTTCCATCATGTACAATTTCCAGTTTATAAGTAAGATTATCCAGGAGATATGTAAAAAAGTTTCCTACTTCTGTATCATCATCTATAATCAAAATATTATATTGGTACATTTTATCCATCTCCTTTGACCAGGGGAATATATAGAGTAAAAGTAGAACCTATTCCCGGTTTAGATGTAACCTCAATTGATCCTCCATGGGCCTCTGCTATTCCCAGGCTTACAGACAATCCAAGGCCTGTTCCTTGACCAGGTGGTTTAGTTGTATAGAAAGGATTAAATATTTCTGTAAGTTGGTTTTTTTCAATGCCATGTCCATTATCTTTTACAGAAGCATATGTGCAACTTCCAAGCTTTTGATGATAGCATATTCCTGTTTCTATCCAAATGGTAGGGTTGTCTACATCTGCTACAGCATCTTTTCCATTAAGAATGAAATTTACAATAACCTGTTCCAATTGCTGTATATTTCCTTTAATTAACAGCACCCCAGAATCTAAATCTAATTCAAGCTTTACATTGCTGTTACCTATCTGATAAGAGAAAAGTTCTACCGACTGCTTAACTGCATTATTAAGATTAATATTAGTAAATGGTTGATAATCTTGTCTAGCAAAGGTCAAAAGGCTCTGAATAATTCTTTTACATCTGACACCACATTTTACAATATCCTCTATTATTTTACTTTCTTTGGAACCAGCAATTGAATTTCTCTGTAACAATTGTGCATTTCCTAGAATTGCTGTTAAAGGGTTATTTAATTCATGGGCTATGCCCGCTGCCATTTGCCCTACTGCCGCTAGTTTTGTAGATTGTCTAAGCTGGGATTCAATGGCTAGCTTTTCTTTAACTTTTTCATAAAGCCTTGTATTTTCTAAACAAACAGCGAGTTGATCTGCCAACTGCTTACTGAAAGTTAAATCTGATTCATCAAATCCATTTGCTTTTTTACTCAGTAATGCAAGGTTTCCTATAACCTTTTCTTTAATCGCCAGGGGTACCACAATCAAGGATTTTATTCCCATATGAAAGTAGGCCTTCTCCTCATAATATCTAGCATATTCCCTTGAAATATCTTGCAGTAAAAAACTCCTGTTATTTTTTAATGCATCCCAGTATAAAGATTGACCTTTTTCTATGCCTTCCCAGGAAAACACTTCATCAAAAGCTTTTGCTGGAAGAGAAACCTTGACTTCTAATTTATTATTGTTAATTAAAGACAACTCTAGGATGTCAAAGGTAAACACATAATTTAATTTATGAGCCACATTTTCCATCATTTCTTGTAAAGACATGTTCACATTGATGCTTTTTGTCAGCTCATTTATTATTTCTAATTGTGCATTTTGCCTCTGAGTCTGAAAATTTTTCTTTTTAAGTTCAATGTAGTAGTTTTTTTTTGAAGAACGTATCCCCGTAAGGTCCTCAATAAGATTTAGTTTTTCTTTATGCATAACCATACCTCTTTTTTATACACAAATGATAAATGTTATAAAGCCTTCTTTAATACAGATAAGATATCCTGAGCACTTGTATCTCTTGGATTTGTTATAATATTTGCATCCATTGTGGCTTTAATGCTTACTTCTTCTAAAAACTCCTCTTTTATACCAACCTCTGAAAGTTTGGAAGGAATTCCTATATCTTCAGCCATTTCTCTTACTAGTGAAATAGAGATTTTAGCCAGTCGTATATCAGAAACACTACTATCTAAAACACCAAACGCCCGGGCAATATCAGCAAATTTATCAACTGATGATAAAAAATTATACTCCATTACATAGGGAAGGAGTATGGCGTTTGCTTCTCCATGGGGCATGTCTAAAAGACCGCCAAGCTGATGAGTTACAGCATGTACCATCCCCAAAATAGCATTGGAAAATGCAAGTCCTGCTTGCATACTTGCCATGGCCATGGCCTGTTTTGCTTTTTTATTTGTTTGTGAGGCAACTGAATGTCTTAAGTTTTGTGCTATTAACTTAATAGAATTAATAGCAAGTACCTCTGTCATGGGAGTACTTGCTAATGATACATATGCCTCAATGGCATGTGTAAGGACATCCATTCCAGTTGCTGCAGTAAGTTTTGCATCCTTTGTTGAAAGCAGCTCTGGGTCTATTATTGCAATATCAGGTATCAAAGATTTTGAAATAATTGTCATTTTAGATTTTCTAAATGTATCTACAATTACAGAAAATTGAGACACCTCGGAACCTGATCCTGCCGTTGAAGCTACTGCAACCATTGGTGGTAATGGGTTAAATATTTTATTTACCCCTTCATAATCTTTAATGCAGCCTCCATTGGAAACTAAAATGGCAACTGCTTTAGCAAGGTCCAGCGGGCTTCCACCACCCAAGCCCACCACTGCATCACACCCTTCTTCCTTGTAAGCTTTTGCCGCATTTTCTGCTTCATAATCTCTAGGGTTTGGCGTTACTTC comes from the Desulfitibacter alkalitolerans DSM 16504 genome and includes:
- a CDS encoding GAF domain-containing sensor histidine kinase, with translation MHKEKLNLIEDLTGIRSSKKNYYIELKKKNFQTQRQNAQLEIINELTKSINVNMSLQEMMENVAHKLNYVFTFDILELSLINNNKLEVKVSLPAKAFDEVFSWEGIEKGQSLYWDALKNNRSFLLQDISREYARYYEEKAYFHMGIKSLIVVPLAIKEKVIGNLALLSKKANGFDESDLTFSKQLADQLAVCLENTRLYEKVKEKLAIESQLRQSTKLAAVGQMAAGIAHELNNPLTAILGNAQLLQRNSIAGSKESKIIEDIVKCGVRCKRIIQSLLTFARQDYQPFTNINLNNAVKQSVELFSYQIGNSNVKLELDLDSGVLLIKGNIQQLEQVIVNFILNGKDAVADVDNPTIWIETGICYHQKLGSCTYASVKDNGHGIEKNQLTEIFNPFYTTKPPGQGTGLGLSVSLGIAEAHGGSIEVTSKPGIGSTFTLYIPLVKGDG
- a CDS encoding iron-containing alcohol dehydrogenase, which codes for MQITKFVAPEIIFGDGALSQIGECAARLGATKVFLVSDEGVRNAGWVDKALPYFEQIGLEYFVWTEVTPNPRDYEAENAAKAYKEEGCDAVVGLGGGSPLDLAKAVAILVSNGGCIKDYEGVNKIFNPLPPMVAVASTAGSGSEVSQFSVIVDTFRKSKMTIISKSLIPDIAIIDPELLSTKDAKLTAATGMDVLTHAIEAYVSLASTPMTEVLAINSIKLIAQNLRHSVASQTNKKAKQAMAMASMQAGLAFSNAILGMVHAVTHQLGGLLDMPHGEANAILLPYVMEYNFLSSVDKFADIARAFGVLDSSVSDIRLAKISISLVREMAEDIGIPSKLSEVGIKEEFLEEVSIKATMDANIITNPRDTSAQDILSVLKKAL
- a CDS encoding sigma-54-dependent transcriptional regulator; this encodes MYQYNILIIDDDTEVGNFFTYLLDNLTYKLEIVHDGRQALNKLQKNQFQLALVDLKLPDTDGIALLGKIKETQNNCEVIIMTGYSTIKSAVKAIQLGAFDYINKPFENIYELECLVKKALEQQEVVVSYKNYEEACSQVGLVVGDNEKFRKLINFAAKVAPKDLNILITGETGTGKELMARFIHLCSKRKDEAFLAINCSAIVESLLESELFGHEKGSFTGASHQRKGFFQLADRGTLFLDEIGEASIGIQVKLLRAIETGEFIPIGATKKISTDVRIIAATNLDLEEAVVNNTFRQDLFYRLDVLRLHLPPLRERKEDIPLLVDYILEKRINKKGLKTKGFAFKTIKRLMEYPWPGNIRELINAIEQSTALAEGNMILPKHLPEKIFKGTNEISDSKKISLEDIDTYSEEQLISIANELNEIVWKISKKMPDKVGFWPQKTLEEVEQEMIEMAMQSCKGNITAAAKILGIGRNTLYRKVKNR